From Amycolatopsis sp. WQ 127309:
GTGCGTCTACCAGCACGCGATGGTCGTCCCGCAGCTCACGGTGGCCGAGAACCTGTTCCTGAACCGGCAGGCGGGCGGCGGGTTCGCCATCGGCTGGAAGAAGCTGCGGCGGCAGGCCACCGAGCTGCTCGGGTCGTGGGACGTGCACGTCGACGTCGACACCCCGGCCGGCGAGCTGTCGGTCGAGGACCGGCAGTTCGTCGAGATCGCCCGCGCGCTGTCGTACGGCGCCCGGTTCATCGTGCTCGACGAACCGACCGCGCAGCTGGACAAACAGGCCATCGAGCGGCTCTTCGAGCGGATGCGCCAGATGCAGGCGAACGGCGTGACGTTCCTGTTCATCTCGCACCACCTGCACGAGGTCTACGAGGTGTGCCAGGCGGTCACGGTGCTGCGCGACGCGAAGCACGTGCTGACCGCGCCGGTCGCCGAGGTCGGCCGGGCCGAGCTGGTCGACGCGATGACCGGCGAACCGGGCGGCCTGTCCGTCCGCGACGCCGCCACGCGGGACGCCCTGGAGGCGGACGCGCCGGAGATCCTGCAGGTCGACGGCCTGTCCGGCGACGGCTTCTCGGACGTCTCGTTCCGGCTCCGCCAGGGCGAGGTCGTCGGGCTCGCGGGCAGCAACGCCAGCGGGAAGCACCAGGTCGCCGAGACGATCTACGGCCTGCGGCGCCCGGCCGCGGGCACGGTCCGAGTCGAGGGCAAGCCGTTGCGGCCGGGGGACATCCCGGCGGCGCTCAAGGCCGGGATCGGCTGCGTGCCGCGCGACCGGCACCACGAAGGCCTGGTGCTGGAGCACCCGATCATGGACAACGCCACACTGTCCATTTTGGACAAGATGGGCCGCGGCGGGATCGCGTCGCCGAAGACGCGGTTCACGAAGGCGTCCCAGGCGCTGGCGGACTACGGCATCGTCGCCGCGAGCGCCGAGCAGCCGGTGTCGGACCTGTCCGGCGGCAACCAGCAGAAAGTCGTCCTCGCCCGGGCGCTGGCCAGTGACCCGCGGGTCGTCGTGCTGATCAACCCGACGGCCGGGGTGGACGTGAAGTCGAAGGAGGCGCTGCTCGCGGTCGTCGACCGGGTGCGCGCCGAAGGCAAGGCGGTGCTGATCGTCAGCGACGAGCTGGACGACCTGCGCCTGAGCGACCGGGTCCTGGTGCTGCGCGCCGGGGCCGTGGTCGCCGAGCACCAGGCCGGGTGGTCCGACGGCGACCTCGTGGCCGACATCGAAGGAGTCGAGCTTTCGTGACCGACGTGATGACCGATCCCCAGCCGGAGCTGCCCGCGCCGCCCCGGCGTCGCAAGGCCCTCTGGCTGCGGGAACTCGCGCTGCTGCCCGCGCTCGTCGTGGTGTTCGTCATCGGTGGCCTGGTCGACGACACGTTCGTCGGCTGGAGCAACATCGTCAGCATCCTGACCGCGTCGGCCGCGCTGTCGCTGGTCGTGCTGGGCGAGTCGCTGGTGCTGATCACCGGGAAGTTCGACCTGTCGCTGGAATCCACCATGGGCCTGGCGCCCGCGCTCGGCGCGATGGTGGTGATCCCGGCGGCGTCGGCCGGCTTCGGCGTCGAACTGCCCACCGCGATCGGCCTGCTGGTGATCCCGCTGTGCGGCGCGCTCGTCGGGTTCGTCAACGGCTTCCTGATCGTGAAGCTGAAACTGAACGCCTTCATCGTCACCCTCGCCATGCTCACCGTGCTGCGGGGTGTGCAGGTCGGCTCGACCAAGGGCAAGACGCTGTTCAACCTGCCGGACTCGTTCACGAACCTGGCGACCACGACGTTCGCCGGGCTGCCGATGTCGGTGTGGCTGGCGGCGGTGCTGTTCGCGGTCGCCGGCTGGGTGCTGCGCTACCACCGCGTCGGCCGCGCGCTGTACGCGATCGGCGGCAACCGCGAAGCCGCGCGGGCGGCCGGGGTGCGCGTCGACCGGATCGCGTGGGCGGTGTTCGTCGTCGCCGGCATCCTCGCGGCGATCGGCGGGCTCGCGTACACGGGGTACGTCGGCGCGCTGGGCGCGAACCAGGGCTCGGGGCTGATCCTGCAGGTCTTCGCGGCCGCGGTGATCGGCGGCGTCTCCCTCGACGGCGGCAAGGGCACGCTCGTCGGCGCGCTGACCGGCGTCCTGCTGCTGTCGTCGGTGTCGAGCCTGCTCAACTACGCGCACGTCACGGCGGAGTGGCAGGGCGCCATCTACGGCGCCATCATCCTGGTCGCGCTGATCATCGCCCGGTACGCCGGCGGCAAACCCCAAACCTGAGCCGCCCTGTGTGATCATCCGACGTTCAAAGCCGTGAAGGCCTCCTTACCGGCCTTAAAGGCCGTGAAGGAGGCCTTCACGGCTCACCGGAGGTGCGTGTGCGGCTAGGAAGCTTCCGCGGCGGGCAGGTCGGGCACCGTCGGGTCGTCGGCCGTGCCCAGTGCGTTGCGCAGCCACTGCTCCACGCCCGCGACGTGCACGGTCGCCCACGAGCGCGCCAGTTCCGGCTCGCGGGCCGCGATCGCCTCGTAGATCGCCGAGTGCTGTTCCCGGGTCTTCGCGACCGCGCCCTCCTGGGTGAGGCCGCGCCAGATCCGGGCCCGCGCGGTCGGTCCGGAGAGGCTGTCGAGCAGCGAGCAGAGCACGGGGTTGCCGGAGCCGTCGGCGATCTTGCGGTGGAACTGGAGGTCGTTGGCGACGAGCGCCTCGACGGTCGGCGAGTCGGCCAGCTCACCGAGCAGGGTGCCCAGCTCCGCGATGTCGTCGTCGCTCATGTGCAGCGCGGCCAGCGCGGTCGCGGCCGGCTCGAGGATCCGCCGCACGGCGAGGAAGTCGAGCACGGTGTCGTCGCGGTGGAAGTCGACCACGAACGTCATCGCGTCGAGCAGCAGGTTCGGCTCGAGGCTGGTGACGTACGTGCCGTCGCCCTGGCGCACGTCGAGCACCCGGATCAGGCACAACGCCTTCACGGCCTCCCGCAGGGAGCTGCGCGAAAGCCCGAGCCGCTGGGCCAGCTCGGCCTCCTTCGGCAGCCGGTCGCCGGGCGCCAGCTCGCCGGAGATGATCATGTCCTTGATCTTGTCGATCGCGACATCGGTGACGGGCATCGTGTCCGCCCTTCCCTGCAACAGACCTCGGATGTTTGGGTGTTACTCCCCAGCGTGCCATGTCCCGGCGAAGGAGTGGTCATGACCCACGGTCCCGCACCACAAAGAGTGGCTCTCCACACGAAGCTGAAACCCGGCAAGGAGGCCGAGTACGAGTCCGTCCACGCCGTGATCCCGCCCGAGCTGGACGTCGCGCTGCGGGCGGCCGGCGTCCGCACCTGGCGGATCTGGCGTAACGGCCTCGACCTTTTCCACGTCCTCGAAGTCGACGACTACGCGGCGATGCGCGCGGCGTTGCGGGAGCACCCCGCGAACGTCCCGTGGCAGGCCAGGATGGCCGAGCTGCTGGCCGTGGAGGACGACTACTCCGGCGACGACACCGGCATCGGGCTGGTCTGGGAACTGCCGGTGAAGGAGTGACCGCGTGAACCTCTCCCTGTCCCCGCTCGGGCTCGGCTGCGCGCAGCTGGGCAACCTGTACCACGCGATCACCGACGAGACGGCGGCCGCGACCGTGCGGCGCGCGTGGGACGAGGGCGTCCGCTACTTCGACACCGCGCCCCACTACGGCCTCGGGTTGTCCGAAGCCCGCCTCGGCGCGGCCCTGCGCGAGTTCCCGCGCGAGGAGTACGTGCTGTCCACGAAGGTCGGCCGCGTGCTGGAGCCGAACCCGGGCGGCGCGGGAGAGAAGGACGACGAGGGCTTCGCCGTCCCGGCCGCCTACAAGCGCCGGTGGGACTTCAGCCGCGACGGCGTCCTGCGGTCGTTCGAGGACAGTCTCACCCGGCTGGGCCTCGACCGCGTCGACGTCGTCTACGTCCATGACCCGGACGACCACTTCGAGGAGGCCCTGCGCGGTGCCTTCCCGGCGTTGCGCGAGCTGCGGGACCAGGGCGTGATCGGCGCGTTCGGCGCCGGGATGAACCAGGCGCCGATGCTCGGGGAGTTCGTCCGCCGGACCGACCTGGACGTCGTGCTGGTGGCCGGGCGCTACACGCTGCTCGACCAGGCCGCGCTGGACGAGCTGCTGCCGCTGTGCGCCGAGCGCGGCGTCACGGTGGTGGCCGGCGGGGTGTTCAACGCCGGCATCCTGGCCACCGCGGAACCCGGCCGGGTCTACGACTACGCCGAGGCGCCCGCCGAGCTCGTCGAGCGAGCGCAGCTGATCGCGAAGATCTGCGCGCGGCACGGCGTCGAGCTGCCGGAGGCCGCGCTGGCCCTGCCGATCGCCCATCCCGCGGTGGCGTCGGTCGTCGTCGGCGCGCATGATCCGGAGCAGGTGAGCGTGAACGCGCGGCGCGCCCGGGCCGTCGTGCCGCCGGAGCTGTGGGCCGAACTGGTCGACGCGGGACTGCTGCGCGCCGACGCCGTCATCGCCGAAGGGGTCTCATGATCGACGCGCACCACCACCTCTGGGACCCGTCGCGGCGGGCGTACCCGTGGCTGGCGGGGGGCGCGATGGACCCGATCCGCCGGCCCTACACGGCAGACGACCTGCGCGCGGTGACCAAGGCGGCCGGGGTGCACGCGACCGTGCTGGTCCAGACGGTGTCAGCGGAAGAAGAGACTGAGGAGTTCCTCGCGACGGCCGTGGCGGAACCGGTGGTCGCGGGCGTCGTCGGCTGGGTCGACCTGCGCGCCCCGGACGTCACGGACCGGCTGGCCGCGTTGCGGTCGCGGGGGCCGCTGGTGGGGATCCGGCACCAGGTGGAGGACGAGCCGGACGACGACTGGCTGCTGCGCCCGGAGATCGTGGCGGGGCTGAGCGCGGTCGGGGACGCCGGCCTGGTCTACGACCTGCTGGTGCGGCCCGCGCAGCTCGCGGCGGCGAGCGAGGTCGCGCTGCGGCTGCCGGGGTTGCGGCTGGTCCTGGACCACGCGGCGAAGCCGCCGATCGCGGCGGGGGAGTGGGAGCCGTGGGCCGGCGCGATCGCCGCGCTCGCCGAGCGCGAGAACGTCGTGTGCAAGCTCTCCGGCCTGGTCACGGCGGCGGACTGGTCGGGCTGGGAGGTGGCGCACCTGCGCCGCTACGTCGACCACGTGCTGGACGCGTTCGGTCCGGAACGGCTGCTGTTCGGCTCGGACTGGCCGGTCTGCGAACTGGCGGCGTCCTACGAAGTCGTCCTGGACGCGGCGGTCTCGCTGACCGGGTCCCTGTCGGACGCGGAACGCCTTGGCGTCTTCGAGCACAATGCGCGAGACGTCTACGGCCTCTGACACATGGATGCGGGCGCGGGACCTCCCCCAGGGGGTACAGGAGGTCCCACGCCCGCGGCGTGAAGGTCTGGTCCTAGAACTCGTCGTCGCTGATCATGCCGCGCAGCCGGGCGAGCGCGCGGTGCTGCGTCACGCGCACGTTGCCCGCCGAGATGCCGAGCGCTTCGGCGGTCTCCTGCGCCGAAAGGCCGACGGCGATGCGCAGCGCGAGGATCTCCTGCTGCACCCGGGGCAGCGTGGCGAGCAGCCGGCCGAGCCGGGCGCCGAGGTCGAGCGACAGGGCGCGGTTCTCCGGCTCGTTGCCGATCAGCGGCCGCTCCGGGAGCTCGGGAACGGGCTCGGAGCGGTCGCGGGCCACGGCGCGGTAGGCGTCGGCGACCTTGTTCGCCGCGATGGCGTGCACGAGGTAGAGGAAGGAACCGCCGCGGTCCTGGTAGTCCGGCAGCGCCTTCAGCACCGCGAGGCACACTTCCTGGGCGACGTCGTCCGCCGAGAGGTACGAGAGGTCACGGCCGCCCATCCGGGCGCGGCAGTACCGCACGACCACCGGCTCGATCATCTTGAGCAGGGTGTGGATGGCGGCGGGATTGCCCTCGCCCGCGTCTTTGACGAGCGGGTCGAGGTCCTCCTTGGTCAGTCGCCCACCAGGTCGGGGCAATGATTCCGGAGTGCGATAATCGCGAACCTCCGTGGCGGATTCCCCGGTGGTCCTGGACGGTGCAGTCATGGTCGTCTCCCCGGCCGACCCTCGACCGTCGCTGCCGGGGGTTCAACTCTCCGTAACGGTGTGATCGCAGGTACTCCCGGAGATCCGGTCCCACCTGCGCTCCGTGCGACGCTGGGTAATCGTAAGCACCTCCTGGCCCATCAGTCCAGATTTCAACCACCAATACCCCGTTCGCAGGAGCGACCGTGATGCAACCGCGACCAGACGCCTCACATTGCGATTAATCGCTTTCAGGATGTGCCGACTTCACCCGTCAGTGGAGCGCGATCACGGACGTGGCAGTCAAGGTCACGGCGAGCGACGTCACGGCGGGCAGCAGCCGGGGCATGGCCACCGGTTCGGCGGCACGCAACGCCCGTTCGCGGGCCGCGCCGACCCCCGCGAGCAGGGCGGACGTCGCCGCGGAGAGCAGAACGGGCAGGAGTGCGAGGCCCCAGTGGCGCAGTGCGGCCGAGTGGAGCAGCAGAAGGGTGCAGGCGGCGGAGGCCAGGGCGGTTCGCCGCCAGGCCAGCCCGGTCCGCTCCGCCTGCGCACCGGCGGGGGTGGTCACGGTGCCACCGGTGCGGTGAGACCGGAGTAGTCGCGAACGGCCGATAATCCGACTGCCAATAAGCCGGCGGCCGGGACGGGTCCGGGGGCGCCGGGCCGGCCCGGGACGCCGGTTTCGGGGCACCACGGACGGTGACCGAACGGTGTGGCGGCCGTCACGACAGCGCCAGCAGGACGGCCGCGGTGAGGATGAGGAGGAACAGGCCCGCCGTCAGCACCACGATCATCAGGCTGCGCGGTAGCGGCTCACCGGCCCGCATCGCGATCTGCACGCGCCGCCAGCGCGGGTACGCCGCCGCGGCGAGCACGGCCGCCAGGGCCACGCACAGCCCGGCGAGCACGGCGCTGGCCCCGGCCGGGGCGGGCACGAGCTGGTGCACGGCGACCCCTCCGGCGAGCAGGCCGAGCGCGGTGCGCAGCCAGGCGAGGAAGGTGCGCTCGTTGGCCAGCGTGAAGCGGTAGTCCGGTTCGGTGCCGCCCTCGTGGGGCTTGATGTCTTCGCGCGGGGCCACGCCCGCACGCTAGCCGGTGTGCGCGGCCTCGGCCTCTTCGTCGCGGTGCGCGAAGACCCACCAGCGCAGCACCGCGAACCGCACGAACCCGCCGACCAGGCTGGACAGCAGCAGCGTGCCCGTCTCCTCCCACGACGTCGGCCGGTCGACGACCGCGTCGAGGATCGCCAGCACCGCCGAGCCGTACCCGGCGTAGAAGGCGAAGGTGAGGAGGTCCTGCAGGTGCCGCTTCCCGGCGTTGCTCTGCCGCCCGGCGAAGGTGACGCGGCGGTGGAACTCGGTGTTCCCGACCGTCGTCAGCGCGATCGCGACCAGGTTCGCCACCTGGGAGCCGAGCCGGTCGCGCAGCAGGAGGAACAGAGCGGCCTGGACGCCGGTCGTCACGACACCGGCCACGACGTACCACGCCGCGTGCGTCCCGAGTTCGTGGTGGCGGTCCGGGTCGGTGGCGATGAGCCGGTGTCCGGGTGCGCACCTGGTGGTGGCCATGATCCGAAGCTACTCCGCCTTCACAAACTTGTGAATATGTTAAACCCGTTGAAGAAATGTGATCCCGGTGACATCGCGGGCGTTTCGGGCCCCGGCACCTCGGGTAGGTCCCCGGCAATGACTATTACCTACGCGCCGGGAGAAACCAGTGAGTGACCGCGACTCGGCCGAATCGGACAGCCTGAGCCCCAGCGAGGCGCTGGACGAGGACGAGCTGCGCGTCGACCCGCTCGAAGAGGGCGTCGAACCGCCCGAGCACTGGAGCGCCGCCGACCGGTACGGCACCACGCCCGAAGAGGTCCGCGAGGGCGAGCCGATCGACCTGCGGCTCGCGGAAGAGGAGCCGGACACCGAACCGGACCCGATCCCGGACCGCCCGCTCGCGGCCACCCCGGCGGCCGAGCTCGACGAAACCGTCGAGGACGCGCCGGCGGACTACGAGCAGGTCGTTCCCGACGACGAGGTGCCCCACCGGCACGCGAACCCGGATCCGGGCGAGCGGGCGGACTACGCGGGCGGCTCCGTGGCGGACGCCATCCGCGAGGCGAGACAGGGCTGATCCGCTCACGCTGCGCGTCCGTTCGGGCGCATTTAGCGTGGGACCCCAGTGCACCGGACCGCGACGAAGGGAAGGCCGAAGATGCTGACCGTGACCGAAGCCGCCGCCGAGGCGATCACCGCACTGACCAGCCAGGGCGACGGGGACGCCGGGCTCCGCCTGGCGGTTCAGAACGCCGAGGGCGAAAGCGCCCAGCTGGCTTTGTCCGTGGCGCCGGAACCCGCGGAGGGTGACAGCGTGCTCGGCGCCGACGAGGGACCGAAGGTGTTCCTCGAACCCCAGGCGGCGGCGCTCCTGGACGACAAGGTGCTCGACGTCCAAGAGGACGATGCCGGCGGAGTGGCCTTCGCCGTGCTGCCGCAGCACACGAGCTGACCGCGGCGGACGGGCCTTTCTCCTTGGGTGTGGAAGGCCCGTTCGCCCGCTCTACCGCCTTCGCCAGGCGCTGACCAGGATCGCGGCCCGCACGCGCAGCAGCTCGGCCGCGTTGGCCCGCGCGTGGTCCAGTGATTCCGCGTGGTCGATCAACGCGCTGCTCGCGATGACGCCCAGGCTCGCCAGCCCGGCCTCGTCGAGCTGGATCCGCCCCGCCAGCGCCATCAGCGGCACCCCGAGCGGCCGGGCGCGTGCCGCGATTCCCGCCGGGGCCTTGCCGTTGAGACTCTGCTCGTCGAGTGATCCCTCGCCCGTGATGACCAGGTCCGCGCCGTCGAGGGCGGCGTCCACCCCGGTCAGCCCGGCGATCAGGTCGAACCCGGACTCCACCGTCGCGCCGAGGCCCGCGATCGCGCCCGCCGCGACGCCGCCACCCGCTCCCGCACCCGGCACCCGTGACACGTCCGGGGCGCCGCCCACCTGCAGCGCGTGGGCCCAGCGGCCCAGCGCCGCGTCGAGCGCCGCCACCTCTTCCGGGCCCGCGCCCTTCTGCGGCCCGAACACCGCCGCCGCGCCGTCCGGGCCGAGCAGCGGGTTCGTCACGTCCGTCGCGACCGCGACACGCACGCCTTCGAGCCGCTCCCGCACCGGCGTCAGCTCGGTCGACGCGACCCGCGACAGCGTGCCGCCGCCGAGGCCGACCGGGGCGCCGAACGCGTCGAGCACGCCGGCGCCGAGCGCGCTCAGCATGCCGGCGCCGCCGTCGGTGCTGGCCGTGCCGCCGACCGTCAGGACCAGCCGCGTCGCGCCGTGCACGAGCGCGTCGCCGAGCAGTTCGCCGACGCCCCAGGTGTGCGCGGCCAGCGCCGTTTCCGGCCCGGGCTCGACGAACTCGATGCCGCACGCGCGCGCCGACTCGACGTAGGCGGTGCCGTCGAGCACGGCGTAGCGCGCCTTGACCGGTTCGTCGAGCGGGCCGCGGACGGTCAGCCGGACGATCCGGGCGCCCGCGGCTTCCAGCACGTCGAGGGTGCCTTCGCCGCCGTCGGCGACCGGGCAGGTGACGATCTCGGCGTCCGGCAGCGCGTCCCGCACGCCGAGCGCGATGGCTTCCGCGGCTTCGACCGCGGTGAGACTGCCCTTGAACTTGTCCGGCGCGATGACGACGCGGGTCACGGCTTCACCTCCGTCAGCGGGGCACGCCCGCCGAGCACTTCGACGACGTTGCGGGCGGCCAGCACGGCCATCGCGGTGCGGGTCTCGATTGTGGCCGACCCGAGGTGCGGGCTGAGCACGACGTCGTCGCGGCCGAGCAGCCGCGGTTCGACGTCGGGTTCGTGCTCGAAGACGTCCAGCGCGGCGCCGGCGATCTCCCCGGCCTCGAGCGCGTCGGCGAGGGCCGCCTCGTCGACGACCGGGCCGCGGGTCGTGTTCACCAGGAAGGCGCCGGGTTTCATGGCGCGCAACGCGGCGGCGTCGATCAGGTGCCGCGTCTCCGGCGTCAGCGGGCAGTGCAGCGAGACGACGTCCGAGCGCTCCAGGAGTTCTTCGAAGGAAACGGAACCCTGGCTCGACCGTCCGGTGTAGACGATCGTCATGCCGAACGCTTCGGCCCGCTTCGCCACCGCCCGGCCGATCTGGCCGAACCCGACGATCCCGAGCGTCTTGCCCTGCAGCCCCGAGCCGAGCAGGAAACCGAGGTGGAACGACCACGGCGTGCGCGAACGCAGCAGCCGTTCGCCCTCGCCGAGGCGTCGCGTGACGGCGAGCAGCAGGCCGAAGGCGAGGTCGGCGGTGGCGTCGGTGAGCACGCCCGGGGTGTTGGTGACGACGACGCCGCGTCCGGCCAGCGCCGGGACGTCGACGTTGTCGTAGCCGACCGCGACGTTCGCGACGACCTTGAGATCCGGCCCGGCGGCGTCGGCGAGCGCGCCGTCGAGCCGGTCGTGGAGCATGCCGACCACCGCCGCCGCGCCGACCGCGAACTCGTGCAGCTCGGCGGGCGAGAGCGGCCGGTCCGCCGGGGACACCACGACCTCGCCCGCCTGCGCGAGCACCGCCACCGCGTCGTCGGGAATCCACCGGGTCACCACGATCTTGGGCACCCGGACAGCTTAGCCGCGCTGGACCGCCCCGAGAACGATCTCCGACTGCGCCGCCGCGCCCGCGCCGTTGGGGTGGAAGGGGAAGGCCAGCAGCAGCGGGTTGCTCACCGAGACCGGGATCAGGCCCTCGGCGTAGCGCACGGTGGGCGCCTGGCACGCGTCGTGGCCGACGGTCGGGGTGTAGGTGTCGACGAGCTCGGCGCCGTTGGCCCCGGCGACCCGCGCGAGCATGGCGTTCATCTGGAGGAACTTCGCCTGCAGGTAGGCGACGTCGCCGTCGGCGATCGGGATCACCGGCCAGCACCCCTTCCCGCTCGCGGGCAGCCCGGCGAGGTAGTTCACCAGCAGGACCCGCGCCTGCGGCGAGCGCGCGTGGATCGCCTGCAGCGCGTCGGCGATCTTGGGCTCGGTCGCCGTGACGGCGTTCTCCAGCTGGTCGACGCCGCCCGCGGTGAACTTCGCCTTGCACGTGCTCACCGGCAGCAGGGTGAGGCACTTGGTCACGGCGGAGGCGAGCCCGATGTCGTTGCCGCCGATGCCGACGGTCACCAGGTCGGTGGTCGGCGTGAGCCGGTCGAACTGCGGTGGGTTCGTCCCGCCGAGCGGCAGCTTCTGCGGCTGCGTGAAGTCGGGCGTCGCGGCGCCGCCGCAGCTCGCGTCGCGGAAGGTTTCGACGCCGAGCGCGCCGGCCACCTCGTGCGGGTAGTCCGATGTGGATTGTGCGCAGTCGAGCGGGGTGAACTGCGTCGTGGGCGGGAGAGTGACGAAGACGTCGGCGGTCCACGAATCACCCAGCGCCACGTACTCGTGGTAGCTGGTGCTCGCCGACGCCGGAGCGGCGAAGGCGAGCGCGGCGATCGCGGGCACGGCGAGAAGGGTGAACAGGCGCCTGCGCATGCTGCCTCCGTTGGCGAGCGGCGAAGTGAAGACCTTTCACATTCGACGCGCAGCCGGTGAAAGTCAATCCTGCTCACCCGTCCTGGTGACTCCGGTCGGCGTGGGTATTCAGACCCTGGTCAGCCGCACCACCGCGCTCGCGTAGCCGCTCCCCGGCAGCGTGACGTCGATCCCGTGGCTCAGCAGCACCGCGCCGTGGTGCACGACGCCGTCCTGGTCCCGGTACCGCGCCGCCGGATCGAGCCCGGCCAGCCGCGGCGGCGTGACCGGCCGCGCGAACTCCGCGGGCCGCCGCCAGAAGATCACCACGACGTCACCACCCAGCACGTACTGCACCGCGGTCAGCGCCGAGCGTGCCGGATCCGCCAGCCGGTACAGCTCGCCGTGCTGCACCACGGGTCGGATCTCCTTGTACAGCGCCACGAGCGCCGTTGCCTCGGCGAGTTCTTCGGAGGACCACTTGGGCAGGTCCCCGCCCAGGCCGAGCACGCCCGCCATCGCGACGTGGAACCGGAAGCTCAGCGGCGCCTCCCGGCCGGTGGTCGGGTTCGGGCTGTCGGTGACCCAGGCCGACATCGTGCCGGCGGGGTAGAGCTGGCCGTAGCCGTGCTGGATGGTGATCCGGTCGGCCGCGTCCGTGTTGTCCGACACCCAGATCTCGTCGGTGCGCGCGAGGATCCCCAGGTCGGTGCGGCCGCCGCCACCCGCGCACCCCTGGATCCGCAGGGCGGGGTGATCGGCCCGCAGCCGGTCGAAGATCGCGTGGACCGCGCGGACGTGGTCGATCCACAGCCGTCCCGGATCCGCGCTCGAGGGCCACCCGGCCTCGGTGAACGCGCGGTTCATGTCCCACTTGAGGTAGTCGATCCCGTGCTCGCCGACGAGCCGGTCGAGCCACTCGTGCGCCCAGTCCGCGACGTCCGGGCGGGCGAAGTTGAGCACGAGCTGGTTGCGCAACGTCGTGCGCGTGCGGTTCGCCATGTGCAGCACCCAGTCGGGGTGCGCGCGGTAGAGGTCGCTGTCCGGGTTGACCATCTCCGGCTCGACCCACAGCCCGAACTCCATCCCGTGCGCGTGCACGGCGTCGACGAGCGGCCCGAGCCCGGCGGGGAAGCGCTGCTCGTTGGCGGTCCAGTCGCCGAGACCGGCGGCGTCGCCGGTGCGCGCGCCGAACCAGCCGTCGTCCATCACGAACAGCTCGGCGCCGAGCTTCGCGGCGGCCTCGGCGAGGTGCGTTTCGGTCCGCTCGTCGACGTCCCAGCCGGTGGCCTCCCAGGAGTTGTAGACGATCGGCCGCAGCTCGCCGGAGTGCGGCTGGACGAACTCGCGGACGTAGGAGTGCCAGCGCCGGCTCGTGCCTCCGAAGCCGTCGGCCGCGTAGAGCCCGGCGAACACCGGCGTCTCCCAGGTCTCCCCGGGCTTCAGCCGCCAGGAGACGTTCTCGTGCCCGAACCCGCCGGTCCAGGTGACGCGGCCGGTGTGCGTGTGGCCGACCGTGATCCGCCAGCTGCCGCTCCACGCCAGCGCGGTCGACCAGACCTCACCGGACGTCTCCGTCGCGTCGCCGGCGTCGAGCATCACCCAGGGGTTGACCTGGTGGCTCGACACGCCGCGACGGCTGGTCAGCGTGGTTTCGCCGACGGGCAGCGGTTCGCGCAGCACGCCGTACTCGGCACTCCAGGCACCGGACGTCCGGCTCAGCCGCGCGCCGTCGCGCCGGGGGAGCGTCCAGGACGCTGAATCCGTGCGCAGCAAGGCAATCTCCGCGTCCCCCGTGGTGCGCAGGGTCGTCCACCGCTCGATGACGTCGCTGCGAACGCGGTAGTGCAGCGAGAGTTCCAGCGGGTAGTGGCGGTCGGCCAGCCGCACCACCAGGGCGCCGTTCTCGAGTGAATACCCCGCGTAACGCCACTCCAGCGCCGACGTCCCGTCCTCGAACCGGACGGCCAGCGCCGCGACGCCGAAGAACGCGCCGCCCTCGGCCGGCAGTTCGAGCCGCTCGTCGCCCGGCTCGTCGAAGCTGCTCTCGGCCGGGTTGCGGCGCTCGGCGACCTGCGCGGCCTGCTCCAGCGTCAGCGGCGGCCCCCAGTGGACGTGCCGCGGCCGGTCGTCGGCGTCGAGCCGGAAGGCGTACGAGCTCTCCGGGGTGCGCAGCAGCCACAGCCGGTGCGCGGGGTCGTGTTCCACGAGCGACATGGTCCTGAGCGTAGGCACGACCAGCCGAAAAATAAATTCTTGACGAAGTTAATTAATCCTGCCTACCCTTCCGGCCATGCCTCGCAGTGCACCGGCAAGGGCGCCGATCACCAGTCCCGCGGCCGCGACCGTGTTCACCACGGTCCTGACCGAGGGGCCGGTCTCCCGCGT
This genomic window contains:
- a CDS encoding sugar ABC transporter ATP-binding protein: MIAPPATAVVSARGVGKRYGPTVALHDVSLDVHPGESHALVGRNGAGKSTLVSILTGLSATDTGHVEFGGEPAPPLTKQDDWKARVACVYQHAMVVPQLTVAENLFLNRQAGGGFAIGWKKLRRQATELLGSWDVHVDVDTPAGELSVEDRQFVEIARALSYGARFIVLDEPTAQLDKQAIERLFERMRQMQANGVTFLFISHHLHEVYEVCQAVTVLRDAKHVLTAPVAEVGRAELVDAMTGEPGGLSVRDAATRDALEADAPEILQVDGLSGDGFSDVSFRLRQGEVVGLAGSNASGKHQVAETIYGLRRPAAGTVRVEGKPLRPGDIPAALKAGIGCVPRDRHHEGLVLEHPIMDNATLSILDKMGRGGIASPKTRFTKASQALADYGIVAASAEQPVSDLSGGNQQKVVLARALASDPRVVVLINPTAGVDVKSKEALLAVVDRVRAEGKAVLIVSDELDDLRLSDRVLVLRAGAVVAEHQAGWSDGDLVADIEGVELS
- a CDS encoding ABC transporter permease, with protein sequence MTDVMTDPQPELPAPPRRRKALWLRELALLPALVVVFVIGGLVDDTFVGWSNIVSILTASAALSLVVLGESLVLITGKFDLSLESTMGLAPALGAMVVIPAASAGFGVELPTAIGLLVIPLCGALVGFVNGFLIVKLKLNAFIVTLAMLTVLRGVQVGSTKGKTLFNLPDSFTNLATTTFAGLPMSVWLAAVLFAVAGWVLRYHRVGRALYAIGGNREAARAAGVRVDRIAWAVFVVAGILAAIGGLAYTGYVGALGANQGSGLILQVFAAAVIGGVSLDGGKGTLVGALTGVLLLSSVSSLLNYAHVTAEWQGAIYGAIILVALIIARYAGGKPQT
- a CDS encoding FadR/GntR family transcriptional regulator, with translation MPVTDVAIDKIKDMIISGELAPGDRLPKEAELAQRLGLSRSSLREAVKALCLIRVLDVRQGDGTYVTSLEPNLLLDAMTFVVDFHRDDTVLDFLAVRRILEPAATALAALHMSDDDIAELGTLLGELADSPTVEALVANDLQFHRKIADGSGNPVLCSLLDSLSGPTARARIWRGLTQEGAVAKTREQHSAIYEAIAAREPELARSWATVHVAGVEQWLRNALGTADDPTVPDLPAAEAS
- a CDS encoding L-rhamnose mutarotase is translated as MTHGPAPQRVALHTKLKPGKEAEYESVHAVIPPELDVALRAAGVRTWRIWRNGLDLFHVLEVDDYAAMRAALREHPANVPWQARMAELLAVEDDYSGDDTGIGLVWELPVKE
- a CDS encoding aldo/keto reductase, which gives rise to MNLSLSPLGLGCAQLGNLYHAITDETAAATVRRAWDEGVRYFDTAPHYGLGLSEARLGAALREFPREEYVLSTKVGRVLEPNPGGAGEKDDEGFAVPAAYKRRWDFSRDGVLRSFEDSLTRLGLDRVDVVYVHDPDDHFEEALRGAFPALRELRDQGVIGAFGAGMNQAPMLGEFVRRTDLDVVLVAGRYTLLDQAALDELLPLCAERGVTVVAGGVFNAGILATAEPGRVYDYAEAPAELVERAQLIAKICARHGVELPEAALALPIAHPAVASVVVGAHDPEQVSVNARRARAVVPPELWAELVDAGLLRADAVIAEGVS
- a CDS encoding amidohydrolase, giving the protein MIDAHHHLWDPSRRAYPWLAGGAMDPIRRPYTADDLRAVTKAAGVHATVLVQTVSAEEETEEFLATAVAEPVVAGVVGWVDLRAPDVTDRLAALRSRGPLVGIRHQVEDEPDDDWLLRPEIVAGLSAVGDAGLVYDLLVRPAQLAAASEVALRLPGLRLVLDHAAKPPIAAGEWEPWAGAIAALAERENVVCKLSGLVTAADWSGWEVAHLRRYVDHVLDAFGPERLLFGSDWPVCELAASYEVVLDAAVSLTGSLSDAERLGVFEHNARDVYGL